A stretch of DNA from Sphingomonas ginkgonis:
CATCCTGGGCGCGGCCGTTGCGGCCTGCGCGCTTCTCGCCGGCTGCAAGACCACCGATTCTGGCACCAGCACAGGGAGCGCCGGCTCGCAGAGCGTTCCGAGCTCCACCGGAGCAGCGGCACCCGCCGGAACGACCTCGAGCGGCGGCTCGACCATGACCACGCCGGGCGGCGAAAGCGGCATTCCAGCGCTGGTCAACGTCAACCTGAACAATGTGCTTAACGACCTGTCGGTGCGCCTCAACGTCGACCGGGCGAACATCCCGGTCAACGCGCAGGTGCCGATCGATGTGGCCGCTAACGTCTGCGGCGTGTCGGTCAACGTGCTGTCGGTCTCGACCGGTGGTCAGGCAAGCTGCACCGCCAAGGTCGCGAGCCCGCAGCTCGCCCAAGTCGTCCAGCAGCAGGTCGCGGCCGGCGGTTCGGTCGGCGGCGGGGCGCAGGGCGGCTCGACCGCGACCACCGGCACCGCGACCGGCAGCGCCGGCAGCGGCACCTCGGGTTCGTCGAACACCGGTGGCACTTCGACCGGTACCACGGAAACGACGACCCAGCCGCCGCGTTGATCGGCTGAGCCGTTAGATTTGAGGAGCCTACCCGTGAGCCAGGACCAGAAGCAGCCAATGCAGGCCGACGGGTCACAGTCCGACATCCAGTCGGACGAGGACATGGGTGGGCTCGCCTCACGTCGCGAAGGCGGCGGTGGCGAGTCCGAGGGCGGCGCCTATCCCAACCCGCACTCCGGGGACGAAGGCGACAAGGACGGGTCGGACAAGTTCTTCGGCCATGGTGGCCAGAGCGACCAGGCTTATTATGGCAAGGACCAGCTCGGCGAGGACAAGCTCGGCAAGACCGACAATTCGCAAACCAGCACGGACTAGGCTGGCACTGCGGCGAGGACCGCCTGGTCGAAATGGGCGAGCACATCGGCGACGTCGTCGTAAATTCCGAGGCTGTCCGCCAGTTCCGCATCGCTGAAGCCGCCGCTGCGAACGGCGAGCGCGCCCATCCCGCCTTGGCCTGCCGCCATGACGTCATAGGGTGTGTCGCCAATCACCAGCGCTTCGGCTGTCCAGACTCCTGTCTTGCGGGCAGCGGTCTCGAAGATATCGGGACAGGGCTTTGTGCGCTCGACATCGTCGCGGCTGGTGGTGGCGTCCAGCAGACCGGCGATCCCCAACAGGTCGATATAGTGGTCCAGCTCGCGCCGACTGCTCGACGAGGCGAGCACCGTGACCAGTCCTGAGTCCCGACAGCGAGCGACCAGGTCGTGCGCGCCGGGAAAGGGCATCACCGCCGCCATCATCTCGCGCTGGAAGATGCGGCCATGCTCCTCGTCGACCCGCTCCCGAAGCGACCGAGAAGCACCGGGAAGCAGGGCCGGGACAAGATTGTCGCCGCCCTTGCCGATCTGGTGATGGATCGCGCCGCGATCGAGGTCGGCGCCGACGGCGGCAAAGGCGCGCTGCCAAGCGGTGACATGAAGGTCGTTGCTGTCGACCAGCGTGCCGTCGACGTCGAACAGGATGGCTTTGAGCATGCGCGGCCTAACCAGCCACCGTCCCGATCGTTGCTATGGCATCCCGGAGGGCGCGCGCGTCGTCGATCGCGTCCCCACCGCTGTCGTTGTTGAAATAGGCCCAAACGGAGCGGCCAGCCGACCGCTGCTCAAGCAGCCAGCGGGCCCAGTCGCGGGTTTGTTCACCGGAGTAGCGGCCGCGATACTTGCCGCCAGTGCCATGGAAGCGGACGTAGGCGGTGCGCCCGCTCGCCCGGCGCGGGCTGACGAGCCCGATTAGGTCATGCGCGACGAAGCCGACACCGTGGCGGTCAAGGAGGGCGAGCACCGCCGGATCATACCAGCTGGCGTGGCGGAACTCGACGACATGCTCGAGGTCTGCGGAGAGCAGCGCAAGATATTCGACCAGCCGTTGGTCATCGCGGTGGAGGCTGGGCGGAAGCTGATGGAGGATGGGTCCGAGGCTTGATCCAAGGCGCCGCGCGAGAGCGACAAACTGGGCGAGAGGCTCGGCGCAGTCGAGCAGCCTTTTGCTATGAGTGATGAAGCGGTTGACCTTAAGCGCGTACCGAAAGCCCGCGGGCGCCTTCTCGCGCCAGCCGTCAAAAGTCGCGGGCAGCGGCAGACGATAGAAGCTGGCGTTGATCTCCACCGTGTCGAATGTTTCAGCATAGCAGGCAAACCAGCGCCGCTGCGGCAGATCGGCAGGATAGAAACGGCCCTTCCAGTGGCGATAGACCCAGCCGGAACAGCCGATGTGGATGTCGTTCAACCCGGCCATGGAAAATAACGTCGGCTCCCTCGTTACGGTCATCAACTAACGTTTCGATGGGAGAGTTTCGTTGTCGATCAACCGTCTCGCGCCGCTTGTCGCCGGCGCCGGTCTGCTTGCCCTTGCCGGAGCCGCGCTGGCCCAGGCTCCTGCCCAACGTGGCGCGCCTGGCCGGACGGCGGCGGGCCAGCCGTCGACGGCTGGTCCCGCGAACGGTGGGGGGTGGGTGGCGCCCGGCACGCCGGGGTCGCCGATCGACGGCACCATCTTCCATGCGCAGGTTCTCCTCGATGCTGCCGGCTTCCCCGCTGGGCCGATCGACGGCAAGGCCGGCCAGTCGGTCAAGCGCGCCGTCACGGGGTTTCAGACCGCCAACGGGCTGCAGCCGACCGGTAACCTCGACAACCCGACCCGCACCGCGCTGCTTCAGAACAGCCGCGCCTCGACGGTGATGGTCACGCTGAGCCCGGGCCAGGTGGCCGGGCCGTTCGTCAATCCAATCCCGCGCAAGCCCGAGGACCAGGCCAAGCTGTCCTGCCTCTGCTACCGCAACATGCTGGAGAAGGTTTCAGAGGAGTTCCACACCACCCCGGCGACGATCATCGCCCTCAACGGGCCGGACAAGATGATCGGCGCGGGCAAGACGCTGCGCCTGCCGAATGTCATCCCGACCGATCGCAGCTACAACGCGACCGTGCCGCAGCAATATCAGGGCTGGTTCGCCGGCCTCAACGTCGGTGGCGGCCAGAAGGGCGACTATATCGTCGTCGACAAGAGCGACGGCGTGCTCCGCGTCTACCAGGGCCCGGTGCCGGAGGGGGCTTACAGCACCAACAAGGGCGGCAAGGGCGACAGCGCCGGCTCGCCCCCAGCCAACGCGGGCGAGGGAGCCAAGCTGGTCGCGCAGTTCAACGTGACCATGGGCTCGAGCCACGATCCGTTGCCCCTGGGCAAGTGGAAGGTGCCGACATACAGCTTCCTGCCCAAGTTTCACTACCAGCCCAATCTCTTCTGGGACGCGAAGGACAAGACGGCTGATGACAAGATGCTCCCGGCAGGCCCCAACGGCCCGGTCGGCGTCGCCTGGCTCGACCTCACCAAGGAGCATTACGGCATCCACGGCACCAGTAGCCCGGAGACCATCGGCCGCGCCGAGAGCCATGGCTGCGTCCGCATGACCAACTGGGACGTGCTTCGGCTCGCCGGGATGATGAAGCCCGGCTTCACCGCGATCTTTCAGGCCTGACGAACGAGGGAGGAATGACGGGACGAGGTTTTTCTATCGCCAGTACCCTGATCGTCGTCGCGGTCCTGCTTGGCGCGGTCTGGCTGTTCATCTTCAACATCCAGCACGCACCGAGCGGACTGTCGCCGGGCCGAGCGCCGGGGCGGACCGATGCCACTCCCGCTTCAACCGCACCGGAGCAGCCGCGTAACGTCGAGGTCGGTCCGTTCGGCCTTGCCGTTCCGGTCGCCGGGGTTCGGACGGGCGAGCTCGTCGACACGTTCGACGCGGCCCGCTCGGGTGGCCGGGTGCACGACGCGATCGACATCATGGCACCGGAGGGAACACCGGTGGTGGCGGCCGCCGACGGGCAGGTCGAAAAGCTGTTCAACAGCTTTCGCGGCGGAATCACCCTCTACGTGCGCTCGCCCGACACCCGGTGGAACTATTACTATGCCCACCTCAACCGCTACGCGCCGGGGATCGGCGAGGGACAGCAGGTGCGGCGCGGCCAGCTGCTGGGATTCGTCGGGCACACCGGCGATGCCAGCCCGTCGGGTCCGCACCTCCACTTCGCGATTAACCAGATGGGCCGCGGCGACGGCTGGTGGGAAGGACAGGCGATCAATCCTTACCCCTTGCTTGCGGGGCGGCCGGGCAGCCGCTAAGGGGCCGGCAGCTGGTGCCCGGGTGGCGCTCGGCGGCTCTTTCCAACGGTACAAGCGGAAGCAGGCGGTCCCATGAAGATCAGCGGCGTGGACATTCGTCCCGGCAACATCATCGAATATGAAGGCGGCATCTGGCGGGCGGTGAAGATCCAGCACACCCAGCCGGGCAAGGGCGGCGCCTACATGCAGGTCGAGATGAAGAACCTCATCGACGGCCGCAAGACCAACGTCCGCTTCCGCTCGGCCGAGACCGTCGAGCGCGTCCGCCTCGACACCAAGGATTTCCAATATCTCTACGCCGACGGCGACGACCTCGTCTTCATGGACAAGGACAGCTACGAGCAGGTCAACCTGCCTAAGGACCTGATCGGCGAGCCGGCGGCCTTCCTGCAGGACGGCATGGACGTGGTGATGGAGCTCTACAACGAGCGGCCGATCAGCGTTCAGCTGCCCGACCAGATCGAGGCGACCATCGTCGAGGCCGACGCGGTGGTGAAGGGGCAGACCGCCTCGTCCAGCTACAAGCCGGCGGTGCTCGACAACGGCGTCCGCGTCATGGTCCCGCCGCATATCGCGAGCGGAACCCGGATCGTGGTCGACGTCTACGAGCAGACCTACATCCGCCGCGCGGACTGACGATGGTTGCCCATTCCGGCCTGATCACCGTTCTCCAGCGCGCCGTCCGCAAGGCGGCGCCGCGGCTCCGGCGTGACTTCGGCGAAGTCGAGCAGCTGCAGGTCAGCCGCAAGGGGCCGGGCGATTTCGTCACCATGGCGGACAAGCGTGCCGAGCAGACGATCGTCGAGGAGCTCCGTAACGCCCGGCCTGACTGGGGCATGCTGCTGGAGGAGGGCGGAAAGGTCGAGGGCGACCCTGACAAGCCGCGCTGGATCGTCGACCCGCTCGATGGAACTACCAACTTCCTTCACGGCATCCCGCATTTCTCCATCTCGATCGCGGTCGAGGATCCGCGAGGCGCAGGCGGCAAGCCCGAGATCACTCATGGGATCATCTACCAGCCGCTGACAGACGAGAGCTTCTGGGCCGAGAAGGGCAGAGGCGCCTGGCTCCACGACCGCCGGCTGCGCGTCTCGGCGCGGCGCTTCCTCGACGAGGCGGTGATCGGGACGGGGATCCCGCACATCGGACGCGGCGACTTCGCCCGGTGGAGCCGGATCTACGGCGCAATCGCGCCCGAAGTGGCGGGGATCCGGCGCTTCGGCTCGGCGGCGCTCGACTTTGCCTGGGTCGCCGCAGGCCGGATGGACGGCTTCTGGGAGGATGACCTCGACCCGTGGGACTCTGCGGCCGGCATCCTCCTCGTCCGCGAGGCGGGCGGGTTCGTCAGCGACTATCGCGGGCAGGACCGGATGATGGAGAAGCGCGAATATCTCGCGGCAAACGGTGAGCTGCACAGCAAGCTCCACAAGCTGCTGGCGGGCTCGCTGCGCTAAGCCGTCGCCCTGGCGGAGGCCGGCGGCGCGGTGATTGACGGCTTCTCCTTCCCGACGTGTCTAAGCCGGCGATCCCGCTCTTGCCCGGGAGACGTTAAACCCCATCTTGTCTCAACAGGATGTTGCCCCTTTCGCCCCTCCGTCCTAAAGCGCCGCCAACCTCTTTTCCCTCGGAGTCCTCTCCTTGGCTCACGTCGCCTTTGGTTATCTTCCGATCCTGCTGTTCCTCGGGGTAGCGCTCGGCCTCTCGGGTGCCTTCGTGGCGCTGCCGATGGTCGTCAGCCGCCTGACCGGGACCCACCGGCCGGACGCCATGAAGCTCAGTGAATATGAGTGCGGCTTCCCGGCGTTCGAGGACAGCCGCTCGCAGTTCGACGTCCGTTTCTATCTGGTCGCGATCCTGTTCATCGTGTTCGACCTCGAGGCGGCCTTCCTCTTTCCCTGGGCGGTCTCGCTCAATCTCACCAAGTGGACCGGCTGGCTGTCGATGATGGGCTTCATCGGCGAACTCGCGCTGGGCCTCGCCTATGCGTGGAAGAAGGGTGCGCTCGAATGGGAGTGATGCTCGACCCCGCGGCGAACCCTTACCCGACCGAGGAGGAGCTTGCGCGGATTGCGGGGCTCGTTCCCGGCAGCGCCGACATGCAGCAACTCGAGCAGATGCGCGCCGACCTCGACGAGAAGGGCTTCCTCGTCACCTCGACCGAGAGCCTGTTCAACTGGGCCCGCACCGGCTCGCTGTGGTGGATGACCTTCGGCCTGGCCTGCTGCGCGGTCGAGATGATCCACGTCAACATGCCGCGCTACGATCTCGAGCGGTTCGGCGTTGCCCCGCGCGCCAGCCCTCGCCAGTCGGACGTGATGATCGTCGCCGGGACCCTGTGCAACAAGATGGCCCCCGCGCTCCGCCGGGTCTACGACCAGATGGCCGAGCCGCGCTACGTCATCTCGATGGGCAGCTGCGCCAACGGCGGCGGCTATTATCACTACAGCTATTCGGTGGTCCGCGGCTGCGACCGCATCGTGCCGGTCGACATCTACGTCCCGGGCTGCCCGCCGACTGCCGAGGCCTTGCTTTACGGCATCCTCCAGCTCCAGCGGAAGATCCGCCGCGAAGGGACGATCGAGCGCTAGCATGGCGACCCTGGCCCCCCATGTCCCGACCCACCCGGTCGCGGCCGATCTCGCTGGCGAGGCGGCGTCCGCCCTTGGTGGCATGCTGCTCGACAGCAAGGACCATGTCGGCGAACTGACCTTGACCGTGGCGCGCGAGAGCGTCGCCGAGGCCTGCGCCATTCTGCGCGACCGGCTCGGCTTCCAGCAGCTGATGGAGATCGCCGGGGTTGATTATCCCGAGCGGCCCGAGCGGTTCGAGGTCAACTACCAGCTGCTGTCGGTCACCCGCAACTTGCGCCTGCGGGTCAAGGTGCTGACCGACGAGGCCAAGCCGGTGCCGACGGTGACTGGCGTATGGCCGGTCGCCGGATGGCTCGAGCGCGAGGTGTTCGACCTCTACGGCGTGACCTTCGCCGGCCACCCGGACCTGCGCCGGATCCTCACCGACTATGGCTTCGAGGGCTTTCCCCTTCGTAAGGACTTCCCGCTGACCGGTCATGTCGAGATGCGCTATTCCGAGCTCGAGAAGCGCGTCGTGTACGAGCCCGTCAGCCTTGCCCAGGACTTCCGGACCTTCGACTTCCTGACCCCATGGGAGGGGCCCGAGTACCGGCTTCCGGGCGACGAGAAGGCGGTGCCCGAGGCGCCCGGCGCGCCGTCGCCGGCTCCGGCCGCGCCGCCCAAGACCAGCGAGAATGTCGCCACCCCGGACAGCGACAAGCGCGCCGCGAAGGGCGACAAGCCCTACACGGGTGAGGACGAGGAACGCGGCCGCGCCGGCGCCAAGCAGGCCGACGCTGAGGCGCGCAAGCCGACCTCGGAAAAGGCCGCCAGCGAAGTCAGCAAGAACAGCAACACCGCCGAGCCGAAGCCGGCGGCGCGTTCCGGCCAGAAGCCGAGTGGGGACGCCACCGCATGACCACCACCGTCGAACTCAGCGTCATCCCGGAGGCCGGTCCGAAGCCGACTGCCGGTGACGAGGCAATCAACAACTACACGATCAATTTCGGGCCCCAGCACCCGGCCGCGCACGGCGTGCTGCGGCTGATCATGGAGCTGGACGGCGAGATCGTCGAGCGGGTCGACCCGCATGTCGGGCTGCTTCATCGCGGCACCGAGAAGCTGATCGAGTACAAGACCTACGCCCAGGCGCTGCCCTATTTCGACCGCCTCGACTACTGCTCGCCGATGTGCATGGAGCACAGCTTCGTGCTCGCGGCCGAGAAGCTGATGGGGCTCGAGATCCCGCTCCGCGCGCAGTACATCCGCGTGCTGATGGCGGAACTGACCCGCATCAAGAACCACATGCTGAATCTCGGCTCCCACATCATGGACGTGGGGGCGATGACGCCCAACCTCTGGCTGTTCGAGCTCCGCGAGGACTTGATGCAGATCTACGAGGCGGTGTCGGGCGCGCGCATGCACGCCAACTACTTCCGCGTCGGTGGCGTCCACCAGGACATCCCGCCCAAGGTCCTCAACCAGATCGGCGAGTTCCTCGACAACCGGGTCCAACTGTTCGAGGACGCGATCAGCCTCGTCGCGGACAACCGCATCTTCAAGCAGCGCAATGTCGACATCGGCATCGTCTCCAAGGAAGATGCGCTGGCCTGGGGCTTCTCCGGCCCGATGATCCGCGCTTCCGGGCTGCCGTGGGATCTCCGCAAGTCGCAGCCCTATGAGGTCTACGACCGAATGGACTTCGATATCCCGGTCGGCACCAACGGCGACTGCTACGACCGCTTCATGGTCCGGGTCGAGGAAGTGCGGCAGAGCTGGCGGATTGCCCGCCAATGCCTGAAGGAGCTGCCCGCAGGCCCGGTCGGGACGCTGGACCGCAAGGTCTTCCCGCCCCAGCGCGCCGAGATGAAGCAGTCGATGGAAGCGCTGATCCATCACTTCAAGCTCTACACCGAGGGCTATCACGTGCCCGCCGGCGAGGTCTATGTCGCGACCGAGAGCCCCAAGGGCGAGTTCGGTGTCTATCTGGTCGCCGACGGCACCAACAAGCCCTACCGTTGCAAGATCCGCCCCACCGCCTTCTCGCACCTGCAGGCCATGGATTTCATGATGAAGGGCCACATGCTGGCCGACACCACCGCCGTCCTCTCGGCGATCGACATCGTATTCGGGGAGTGCGACCGCTAATGGCCGAGCGCTTCTTTGCCCCCGACGTGCCCGAGCTGCGCGAGCGCTGGGGATCGTTCACCTGGACCTCGGCTAACGAGAAGACGGCCCGCATGTATGTCGGCCGCTATCCCGAGGGCCGACAGCAGTCGGCGGTCATCCCGCTGCTGGACCTCGCCCAGCGGCAGGTCGGCGACGAGACGGGCACGCAGGGCTGGCTGCCGATCCCGGTGATCGAATATGTCGCCGCCTATCTCGGCATGCCGCCAGTCCGCGCGCTCGAGGTCGCGACCTTCTACACTATGTTCAATCTGGTCCCGGTAGGAAAGTACCACGTCCAGGTCTGCGGGACGACACCGTGCATGCTGCGCGGCTCGGACGATGTGCTGTCCGCCTGCAAGTCGCGCGGCCTGAAGAAGGGCCACACGACCGCGGACGGCCTGTTCACCCTGACCGAAGTCGAGTGCCTCGGCGCCTGCGCCAACGCGCCGATGGTCCAGATCAACGACGACAATTACGAGGACCTCACGGAGGAGAGCATGGGCGCGATCCTCGACTCACTGGCACGCGGCGAGGCACCCAAGCCCGGCCCGCAGGACGGTCGCCAGACGAGCTGT
This window harbors:
- a CDS encoding NuoB/complex I 20 kDa subunit family protein → MRADLDEKGFLVTSTESLFNWARTGSLWWMTFGLACCAVEMIHVNMPRYDLERFGVAPRASPRQSDVMIVAGTLCNKMAPALRRVYDQMAEPRYVISMGSCANGGGYYHYSYSVVRGCDRIVPVDIYVPGCPPTAEALLYGILQLQRKIRREGTIER
- the nuoE gene encoding NADH-quinone oxidoreductase subunit NuoE, which produces MAERFFAPDVPELRERWGSFTWTSANEKTARMYVGRYPEGRQQSAVIPLLDLAQRQVGDETGTQGWLPIPVIEYVAAYLGMPPVRALEVATFYTMFNLVPVGKYHVQVCGTTPCMLRGSDDVLSACKSRGLKKGHTTADGLFTLTEVECLGACANAPMVQINDDNYEDLTEESMGAILDSLARGEAPKPGPQDGRQTSCPAGGPTTLKKMAERNYDYRPQWNAAAGEGA
- the ndhC gene encoding NADH-quinone oxidoreductase subunit A → MAHVAFGYLPILLFLGVALGLSGAFVALPMVVSRLTGTHRPDAMKLSEYECGFPAFEDSRSQFDVRFYLVAILFIVFDLEAAFLFPWAVSLNLTKWTGWLSMMGFIGELALGLAYAWKKGALEWE
- a CDS encoding M23 family metallopeptidase, translating into MTGRGFSIASTLIVVAVLLGAVWLFIFNIQHAPSGLSPGRAPGRTDATPASTAPEQPRNVEVGPFGLAVPVAGVRTGELVDTFDAARSGGRVHDAIDIMAPEGTPVVAAADGQVEKLFNSFRGGITLYVRSPDTRWNYYYAHLNRYAPGIGEGQQVRRGQLLGFVGHTGDASPSGPHLHFAINQMGRGDGWWEGQAINPYPLLAGRPGSR
- the efp gene encoding elongation factor P produces the protein MKISGVDIRPGNIIEYEGGIWRAVKIQHTQPGKGGAYMQVEMKNLIDGRKTNVRFRSAETVERVRLDTKDFQYLYADGDDLVFMDKDSYEQVNLPKDLIGEPAAFLQDGMDVVMELYNERPISVQLPDQIEATIVEADAVVKGQTASSSYKPAVLDNGVRVMVPPHIASGTRIVVDVYEQTYIRRAD
- a CDS encoding DUF72 domain-containing protein, with product MAGLNDIHIGCSGWVYRHWKGRFYPADLPQRRWFACYAETFDTVEINASFYRLPLPATFDGWREKAPAGFRYALKVNRFITHSKRLLDCAEPLAQFVALARRLGSSLGPILHQLPPSLHRDDQRLVEYLALLSADLEHVVEFRHASWYDPAVLALLDRHGVGFVAHDLIGLVSPRRASGRTAYVRFHGTGGKYRGRYSGEQTRDWARWLLEQRSAGRSVWAYFNNDSGGDAIDDARALRDAIATIGTVAG
- a CDS encoding NADH-quinone oxidoreductase subunit C → MATLAPHVPTHPVAADLAGEAASALGGMLLDSKDHVGELTLTVARESVAEACAILRDRLGFQQLMEIAGVDYPERPERFEVNYQLLSVTRNLRLRVKVLTDEAKPVPTVTGVWPVAGWLEREVFDLYGVTFAGHPDLRRILTDYGFEGFPLRKDFPLTGHVEMRYSELEKRVVYEPVSLAQDFRTFDFLTPWEGPEYRLPGDEKAVPEAPGAPSPAPAAPPKTSENVATPDSDKRAAKGDKPYTGEDEERGRAGAKQADAEARKPTSEKAASEVSKNSNTAEPKPAARSGQKPSGDATA
- a CDS encoding HAD family hydrolase translates to MLKAILFDVDGTLVDSNDLHVTAWQRAFAAVGADLDRGAIHHQIGKGGDNLVPALLPGASRSLRERVDEEHGRIFQREMMAAVMPFPGAHDLVARCRDSGLVTVLASSSSRRELDHYIDLLGIAGLLDATTSRDDVERTKPCPDIFETAARKTGVWTAEALVIGDTPYDVMAAGQGGMGALAVRSGGFSDAELADSLGIYDDVADVLAHFDQAVLAAVPA
- a CDS encoding inositol monophosphatase family protein encodes the protein MVAHSGLITVLQRAVRKAAPRLRRDFGEVEQLQVSRKGPGDFVTMADKRAEQTIVEELRNARPDWGMLLEEGGKVEGDPDKPRWIVDPLDGTTNFLHGIPHFSISIAVEDPRGAGGKPEITHGIIYQPLTDESFWAEKGRGAWLHDRRLRVSARRFLDEAVIGTGIPHIGRGDFARWSRIYGAIAPEVAGIRRFGSAALDFAWVAAGRMDGFWEDDLDPWDSAAGILLVREAGGFVSDYRGQDRMMEKREYLAANGELHSKLHKLLAGSLR
- a CDS encoding NADH-quinone oxidoreductase subunit D, encoding MTTTVELSVIPEAGPKPTAGDEAINNYTINFGPQHPAAHGVLRLIMELDGEIVERVDPHVGLLHRGTEKLIEYKTYAQALPYFDRLDYCSPMCMEHSFVLAAEKLMGLEIPLRAQYIRVLMAELTRIKNHMLNLGSHIMDVGAMTPNLWLFELREDLMQIYEAVSGARMHANYFRVGGVHQDIPPKVLNQIGEFLDNRVQLFEDAISLVADNRIFKQRNVDIGIVSKEDALAWGFSGPMIRASGLPWDLRKSQPYEVYDRMDFDIPVGTNGDCYDRFMVRVEEVRQSWRIARQCLKELPAGPVGTLDRKVFPPQRAEMKQSMEALIHHFKLYTEGYHVPAGEVYVATESPKGEFGVYLVADGTNKPYRCKIRPTAFSHLQAMDFMMKGHMLADTTAVLSAIDIVFGECDR
- a CDS encoding L,D-transpeptidase family protein is translated as MSINRLAPLVAGAGLLALAGAALAQAPAQRGAPGRTAAGQPSTAGPANGGGWVAPGTPGSPIDGTIFHAQVLLDAAGFPAGPIDGKAGQSVKRAVTGFQTANGLQPTGNLDNPTRTALLQNSRASTVMVTLSPGQVAGPFVNPIPRKPEDQAKLSCLCYRNMLEKVSEEFHTTPATIIALNGPDKMIGAGKTLRLPNVIPTDRSYNATVPQQYQGWFAGLNVGGGQKGDYIVVDKSDGVLRVYQGPVPEGAYSTNKGGKGDSAGSPPANAGEGAKLVAQFNVTMGSSHDPLPLGKWKVPTYSFLPKFHYQPNLFWDAKDKTADDKMLPAGPNGPVGVAWLDLTKEHYGIHGTSSPETIGRAESHGCVRMTNWDVLRLAGMMKPGFTAIFQA